In Paenibacillus hexagrammi, the following are encoded in one genomic region:
- a CDS encoding sensor domain-containing diguanylate cyclase — MNSQSLTGNIDTYVIILIGVAIVLPIQPSRFLPIVVCNHVIFLILLTMVSPDRYSLVSKQINTTATAFIAFFIAFFFYRFSKKDFISNRKLQASEEHFRKLFAVNPFPLVLTRLKDDRILQINDKAYDFYELGKGSPVIRSEAVSYCHENKEQIIAELQTNGSIHNRNIELRLSAVKAKWAMVNFELLEYDNDLLLLTAVTDITELKKLESKLQVHASVDPLTGVINRRRGMELLQSQLVKARDKYIRFTLCFIDINNLKKVNDQFGHAEGDDMIKRTCHVISSRLNGGDYIFRYGGDEFIVILHQTETDSHIFMDHVRQELGRINNTRIKPYKLAVSYGLYSFHSGINITSEELIELADKEMYKDKQRHRILSR; from the coding sequence GTGAACAGTCAGAGCCTAACGGGTAATATTGATACCTACGTGATTATTTTAATCGGTGTTGCCATCGTCCTTCCCATCCAACCAAGTCGATTCCTGCCTATCGTGGTCTGCAATCATGTCATTTTTCTTATATTACTCACAATGGTCAGCCCAGACCGTTATTCGCTCGTGTCCAAACAAATCAATACGACAGCAACTGCGTTTATCGCATTTTTCATTGCTTTCTTTTTTTACCGCTTCAGTAAGAAAGACTTCATTTCAAATAGAAAGCTCCAAGCCAGTGAGGAGCATTTTCGCAAGCTGTTTGCGGTGAACCCTTTTCCGCTGGTTCTGACGCGTCTGAAAGATGACCGGATTTTACAGATCAATGATAAAGCGTACGATTTCTATGAACTTGGAAAAGGTTCCCCCGTGATTCGCAGCGAAGCTGTATCCTACTGTCATGAGAATAAAGAGCAGATTATTGCTGAACTACAAACAAATGGATCCATCCATAATCGAAACATCGAGCTCCGCCTCTCAGCTGTAAAAGCCAAATGGGCGATGGTCAATTTTGAGTTATTAGAATATGATAATGATTTGCTGTTATTAACCGCGGTGACGGACATTACAGAATTGAAAAAATTAGAGAGCAAGCTGCAGGTGCATGCTTCGGTAGATCCTTTGACCGGTGTAATCAACCGCAGACGAGGCATGGAGCTACTCCAATCACAGCTGGTTAAAGCAAGGGATAAGTACATCCGATTTACATTATGCTTCATTGATATCAACAACCTGAAAAAGGTAAATGATCAATTCGGGCATGCAGAGGGCGATGATATGATCAAACGAACCTGCCATGTCATTAGCTCCCGATTGAACGGCGGCGATTATATCTTCCGCTATGGCGGAGACGAATTTATCGTCATTCTGCATCAAACAGAGACAGACAGCCACATTTTCATGGATCATGTGAGGCAAGAGCTAGGAAGGATCAATAACACCCGCATAAAGCCATATAAATTAGCCGTTAGTTATGGGTTATACTCGTTTCACTCAGGCATAAACATTACTTCTGAAGAGCTAATCGAACTGGCTGACAAGGAAATGTACAAAGATAAACAGCGTCATCGTATACTTAGCCGTTAA
- a CDS encoding RCC1 domain-containing protein, whose product MKRSLQLFIFVWVLIGFSVSQSNGVKANGIEHPVKVVASSSSGDGTTLILSDQHRVWSWGDSQRLGLGGEYGAPSPTLVHFYDGDGNEVLEPIVDIGTGEEHSAALSQTGYV is encoded by the coding sequence ATGAAAAGAAGTTTACAATTATTTATATTTGTATGGGTTCTGATCGGTTTCAGCGTAAGCCAAAGTAACGGTGTCAAAGCGAATGGAATCGAGCACCCAGTGAAAGTGGTGGCTTCTTCAAGCTCGGGCGATGGTACGACGCTCATCCTCAGCGACCAGCATCGTGTATGGTCATGGGGAGATTCACAGCGATTAGGTCTGGGTGGAGAATACGGCGCGCCTTCGCCAACACTCGTCCATTTTTATGATGGCGATGGCAATGAGGTTTTGGAGCCTATCGTGGATATTGGCACTGGGGAGGAGCATTCAGCGGCACTAAGCCAAACTGGATATGTCTGA